The following proteins are encoded in a genomic region of Populus nigra chromosome 16, ddPopNigr1.1, whole genome shotgun sequence:
- the LOC133676351 gene encoding uncharacterized protein LOC133676351: MGSSSKDLLHLENKYFVTPSSLESILRVCEKDSGPRKPPADGKPLTTPVPQSQVLGKVRDFIGVISEANKRLQEDAKDNSEKYDIETLTGNESEVVEMDLMLGIADLHTPEAVAAAESAIGNGHPLNSLAASSSESESEDTSDESQSDDEASDDTESDGEDNGNDNNKTFKSGNNDSNEGIVKQCSKRQRKIVELS, translated from the exons atgggttcttcaaGCAAAGACCTTTTGCATTTGGAGAACAAGTATTTCGTAACACCATCATCCCTTG AGTCTATACTTCGTGTATGTGAGAAAGATTCTGGACCCAGGAAGCCCCCAGCTGATGGAAAGCCCTTAACCACTCCAGTTCCTCAAAGTCAAG TTCTAGGAAAAGTGAGAGATTTCATAGGAGTCATATCAGAAGCCAATAAGCGGTTGCAGGAAGATGCAAAG GATAATTCTGAGAAATATGACATTGAAACGCTAACTGGAAATGAATCAGAAGTCGTTGAGATG GATTTGATGCTGGGTATAGCTGATCTTCATACTCCTGAAGCTGTAGCTGCTGCTGAATCTGCAATAGGTAATGGTCATCCATTGAATTCTTTGGCTGCTAGCAGTAGTGAATCAGAATCAGAAGACACAAGTGATGAAAGCCAAAGCGATGATGAGGCCAGTGATGACACTGAAAGTGATGGTGAAGACAATggcaatgataataataaaacattcaagTCTGGCAACAATGATTCAAATGAAGGTATTGTAAAACAATGCTCAAAAAGGCAACGAAAAATTGTTGAACTGTCTTGA